The region AATATCAGCTCTGAACAAGAGCTGATTTTTTTTGCTCCAAGCTGTCCAGTACCATTGATACAAGGCATACTTTTTCGTGATTTTGAAACTCATGGTTTTCTTAGAAGCTATAATGGTATCAATTCTGTTCTGAGGCCAGGTTCCGTCAACGTCCAAAATATGCTGCGCCAATTCTAACGGATTTTCAACACGTACACATCCGGAACTCATCGAACGATTATTTCGGCCGAAAATGTTGCGGTGATTGGTATCGTGCAGGTAAACGCTATGATGGTTTGGAAACAAGATTTTCATTAAGCCTAATGAGTTGGAATATCCGGGACTTTGTACATAACGATAATTGTTTGGCTTATTTTCATTCCATGAAACTGGATCTACAACATTTCCTGATGTGTCATAAATAGTGATATTTTTCTTAGCTAAATAATTTCGGTTTCGTTTCATTGCCGGAACAACGTCTTCTTTTAAAATTGTAGGTGGAACAGTCCAGGTCGGATTAAAAACCACCGTTTTCAAGAAAGAAGTTATAACAGGAGTTCTTCTTTTACTGGTTCCTACAACAACATTTCTAACCAAAGTAGTGTCTTGATTTTCAACAACATTTAGGCTGTAGTCAGGGATATTGATAATAAAATAATTCTCTGCCAGTTCAGATGGATACCATCTCCAGCGCTCTAAATTAGCAATAATTTGTTCCTTTCTTTTTTCTTTTGAATAATTTAAAGCCTTAATTGTGCCAATACCAATTACTCCGTCAGAAGCAAGCCCGTGTCTTTCCTGGAATTGTTTAACGGCTTCAAAAGTCTTATTGTCATAAATCTTTGTAAGACTGTCTTTTCTGCCAGACATATCATTCCAGTATAAAAGCCTTTTTTTGATATTGATTAGAGCGGAATTGGTATCGTTTAAAACAATTTTCTCCACAGATTCAATAGTATTGATGTTGTCGTCCGGAAAAGTATTAATGATTTCCAGTGCTTTTAATAGTTGTTTGTAGGTTTGTGTTTTAGGCTGAATGTTGTCTACAATGCTGTCTAATTTGTTTTTATTGAAAGCTTTAATAAGAACATTGTTAACGTCAAATTCCTTTTCATCCAGATCCCAGTTATTGTAGAGTTTTTTAGGATCTAGTTTTCCTTTGTATAAATGGCTTAGGTATTTTTCGAAATTGTACGTAAGTAAAATATCGTAAGTTGCTAAATCTTTATCATTTAGTTTACCAATTTTACTTTCGAATTTTTTTAACTGAGAAGCTTTGTAGTCTTCAGGGTTTAATCCTAATTTATCTGAATTTTCTAATTGAGCTAAAACGTATTTTCTCTTTGCAAGATTTCCCCAAACGGTTTGGTTTTCAGAAGCAATATAAAATTGCTTAAGCGTTTCGCTTTTAAAAGTGCCTATTGCGGCAGTATCTATTTCAACTTTTCTTTCGTCAGTAAGTATAATGGCCGGCACCGGTTTTTTGATAATCGGAGTCGGTTTAGGAGTTTCTTTTTTACAACTCACAAAAATGCATATTACTACTAAAGAGTAAAGTTTCTTCATATTATAGTTTTTTAAACATCAAATAATGTTCGCCAACGTCTTTAATATCAAAAGCATCACCTTGGGGCTGGTAATTCATTTTTTGATAAAAGCCAACAGCTGCTGTTCTGGCGTTAAACCAAATCAAATCGACTTTGTTTTCATTGCAGTAGGTTTCACAATGTTTTACCAAAGCTTCTCCAAATCCTTTTTTTTGATGGTTTTCTAAAACTGCCATTCCTCGAATCTGGGCTTGATTTCGCTCGGCAAATATAGGATTGATTTTTTCGAATAACGAAATAATTCCTGTTAAATTTTCATCATCAAATAATCCGAAATGATGCGTCGTTTCCAGATCATCTCCATCAAAGATGCAACTTTCGATTGGCTTTCCTTTTCTTAAAACGGGTTGACGAACAGCATAAGTTTCTTTTGATGGAATTTCTTTAATTGTAATCATGATTTTTTTTAAAAATAGCGAATTTATAACTTTTTAATTTTAAATTAGTTATAAAAAAATGTTGTTTTTTATTAATTTTTTTTGCCCAAAAGCTTGTTTTTAACTGAACTTTCTTTCTATATTTGCACCACCAATGCGAAAGTAGCTCAGTTGGTAGAGCTCCAGCCTTCCAAGCTGGTTGTCGCGAGTTCGAGCCTCGTCTTTCGCTCTAAGAAATCTAAATAATTAAGTTTTGATTTCTTTGTCAAAAATAAATATTTTTTGATTTTTATTTGGTTTGAAAATTAAATTATTTATATTTGCACCCTGTTAATGCGAAAGTAGCTCAGTTGGTAGAGCTCCAGCCTTCCAAGCTGGTTGTCGCGAGTTCGAGCCTCGTCTTTCGCTCTTCAAAAGCCTCAAACACTGTTTGAGGCTTTTTTGTTTTTACATCAAAATGAAAAGGGATCAGGGATCAGGTGGATCAATACAAAAACCGGATCAGGTTCAAAAGTTGGGGATTAAGCAAATTCCAAATTCCAATTTTGCAATTATTTGTTTTTAGTTTGGAATTTGGAATTTAAAATATTTAAATTTTTAATTCAGATTGCTTAAGTCGCTTTCTGGTTCTAGTTCTTCGGGAGTTTGGTTTTGTTTAAAAAGCCTTGCTTTCAGATTTCCTTTCAAAGTGATTTTTTCTCCTTTTACTTCCAGCCAGCTTCCTTCTCTTAAGCCTAAAACTGGAATAGAGTTGAATGCGTGAAATTCTTTAATTCTGGTTTCACGGGTTTCTCCCATGTGCTTGGATTGTAAATCGGCATCCAGATAATGCGGATTTAAATTAAACGGAATTAATCCTAATGTCTGGAAACTTGGAGGGTAAATTATAGGCATGTCGTTTGTTGTCTGCATTGACAGGCCGCAAATATTACTTCCAGCGCTAGATCCTAAATATGGAGTTCCGTTTTTTACTGTTTCAGAAAGTAATTGCATGACGTTGTTTTTGTAAAGTTGTGTAACTAATAAAAATGTGTTGCCGCCTCCTGTAAAAATCCCTTCTGCATTTTTTATAGCCTCCTGCGGATTTTCAAATTCATGGATTCCTTTAACTTCTATGTTAATTGACGAAAAAGCTTCTTTTGCTTTTTGCGTGTATTCATCATGTGATATGCCGCTGGGACGTGCGTAAGGAATAAATAGTATGGTTTTGCAATTCTTAAAATGTGATTCTAAAGTTGGTAAAATATATTCTAAATATTTTCCTCCGTGTAAAGTAGAGGTGCTTGCAATAATAATGCTTTTCATGATTTTTTATCTCAAATATTTGTTGGTTAAAGGTATTAAAAACTCGGTTTTGGTGTTGTTATTTTATGATTTTAATTAACATATTTTTACCAACTCCTTAGTATTAAATTTGGATGAGATTAAGATATTTTTACCGTTTTAAGAATATTTTTAATTTATTTCATTTTGTTTCAGAAAATCACTTGTTTTTTGGTTGTTATAGCGGGTCAGGCATGTTTAGCTCAAACTCAGGATCGTTCTGTTTTTAATGGTAAAATAACTTCAAGCACTTCAAATGTTGAAGGGGTTTATGTTATTAATGCACAAACAGAAGAAACTGTAACTTCGGATGCTTCCGGATCATTTTCAATTTTAGCTAAAGCAGATGATGTTCTGGTTTTTTCTTCAATAGCTTTTAAGGAAAAAAGGATTATGCTGAAACAAGAAGATTTTTCAAATCTTAATTTTACTGTTTCTCTCAATATGGTGATGTATCAGTTACAGGAAGTAGTGATTAAGAGGTATGACAATATTAATGCAGAAAGTTTAGGTGTAATTCCGGAAGGGCAAAGAAAATATACTGCCGCTGAAAGGAAATTGCAGACAGCAACAGCTCTAAATGCCACCGCAAATGCAGGAACTATGGCAGGGGGATCTATTTCTGCCGATCCTTTGCTGAATTTTTTCTCAGGAAGAACTGCTATGTTGAAAAAAGAAGTGGCTGTTGAGAAAAAAGAATTTTTTATGAGGCTTTTGGAAAATATGTTTAGTCTGGAGCATTTTATTGACAGATTAAAAATCCCTGCAGAATATGTGAAAGGATTTGAATATTATGCTGTGGATAATGAAAAATTTACTGCAATTTTGAATTCTAAAAATAAAACTTCAACCGAGTTCCTTTTGGGAGAACTGGCAGTGAAGTATAAAGAAATAATTGCGAGTGAGAATAAGTAAAGTAATATCGACTATTGTTTTGTTGGCTTTTGTTCAAATCGTTTTTGGGCAAACCGGTAATATGAAAGTATTGCCAGGAAGAGTAATGGAGCAATCAACTCCGATAGAAGGAGTGAATATTATTAATAATGCAACTCAGGTTGCAACAGTTTCAGATTCCGATGGCAATTTTTCGATTGCGGTGCGTGAAGGGGAGGTTTTGGTGTTTTCTGCTGTAAATTTAAACCCTGTTAAGTATAGGGTGACTGCTAATGATTTGCTTTCTAGTCTGTTATTGATAAAAATGACAGCTAAAGAAGTTGAATTGAAAGAGGTGGTAGTAAACGAAAATGCTAATATAACGGCAGAAAATCTGGGGATTATTCCATACGGACAAAAAAAATATACCCCTGCAGAACGCAAAGTTTACACGGCTACTTCGACATCTGTAGATAAACTTCTGAATGCAATTTCGGGACGCACAACAATGTTGAAAAAAGAGGTGAAAGTAGAGAAAAAAGAAGCGCTTTTTAGAAAGTTGGAATATCTTTTTGATGAGAATTATTACACAGACAGATTGCGAATTCCGGTTGATGATATCAAAGGATTTCAATTATTTTGTGTGGAAGATGCCGATTTTGCTGTATCTTTGAATACTAAAAACAAAACAATGAGTATGTTTTTAATCACAGATCTAGCAAGAAAATATCTAACAATTCTCGAAAATGAAAAATAAATTAGGAGTACTCGTTGTCTGCTTATTTTGTCAATTTGTATTAGGGCAAAACGGTTTCAGGAAACCATTACACGGTCAGGTTATCAATGATTTTTTAGCCATAGAAAGTGGTTATGTGATGAATATTAATGCAAATGTTCGGACCTTTATTGGTGCTGGTGGTTTGTTTGATATTATGGCGCAGCCAAAAGATACTTTGTTATTCTCTGGTCTGACATTTCAATCAAAAAAAATCGTTTTAACAGAAAAAGATTGTGCTGAGGTTCTTTTTAAAGCAAAATTAGATTTAGTGAATAATCAATTGAAAGAGGTTGTTGTTCATAAAGAATTGAAAGTTAAGTCGCTGAAAGGCGGTTCTCAGGGAATTGTAGACATGCAGTTTGAAGATGATAATTTATCCTCGCCGGAAAACAAAGCTATGCTTTCTGATCAAACCATAAAATACGGAACTGATTTTGTGCGAATCTTTAAAGATGTTAAAAAGCTTCTGAGTAAAAAAGAAGAAGTTAAAGAGGAAGAAATTACAGATATTGCTTTTGTAGAATATGCTAAAGATAATTTTACAAAAGATTTTTATAGCAAAACACTTGGTCTTAAGCAGGATGAAATTGAATTGTTTTTAATGTATTGCTCAAACGATCCGCATTCAAAAGAACTTGTTAATCCGGATCAGAAATTTCAGTTGATGGATTTTATGGTCAATAAGAATAAAGAATTTAAGAAAGCAGTGGCTGCGCAAAAATGAAAAATAGATTAGTTTACTTTTTACTTGCTGTTTTGTTTGTTTTATCTTCTGCATTCACATTTCATAAATTTTATGTTGGTGTTTTTCAGGTAAATTATGCTGCCGAAAAAAAGATGCTGCAAATTACCTCCCGTATTTTTATTGATGATTTAAATAATGCGATGGAAAAGAAGTATCACAAAAAAACTTTTGTAGGAACAAGTAAAGAAAGGCCGGAAGATGTGGAATTATTAAAAAAATATCTTTCAGAGCATTTTTCAATTAAAGTTAATGGTCAGTCTAAAATCATAACTTTCTTATCAAAAGAAGTAGAAGCGGATGATGTTTTGGTATG is a window of Flavobacterium crocinum DNA encoding:
- a CDS encoding carboxypeptidase-like regulatory domain-containing protein, giving the protein MFQKITCFLVVIAGQACLAQTQDRSVFNGKITSSTSNVEGVYVINAQTEETVTSDASGSFSILAKADDVLVFSSIAFKEKRIMLKQEDFSNLNFTVSLNMVMYQLQEVVIKRYDNINAESLGVIPEGQRKYTAAERKLQTATALNATANAGTMAGGSISADPLLNFFSGRTAMLKKEVAVEKKEFFMRLLENMFSLEHFIDRLKIPAEYVKGFEYYAVDNEKFTAILNSKNKTSTEFLLGELAVKYKEIIASENK
- a CDS encoding carboxypeptidase-like regulatory domain-containing protein encodes the protein MKVLPGRVMEQSTPIEGVNIINNATQVATVSDSDGNFSIAVREGEVLVFSAVNLNPVKYRVTANDLLSSLLLIKMTAKEVELKEVVVNENANITAENLGIIPYGQKKYTPAERKVYTATSTSVDKLLNAISGRTTMLKKEVKVEKKEALFRKLEYLFDENYYTDRLRIPVDDIKGFQLFCVEDADFAVSLNTKNKTMSMFLITDLARKYLTILENEK
- a CDS encoding L,D-transpeptidase family protein — protein: MKKLYSLVVICIFVSCKKETPKPTPIIKKPVPAIILTDERKVEIDTAAIGTFKSETLKQFYIASENQTVWGNLAKRKYVLAQLENSDKLGLNPEDYKASQLKKFESKIGKLNDKDLATYDILLTYNFEKYLSHLYKGKLDPKKLYNNWDLDEKEFDVNNVLIKAFNKNKLDSIVDNIQPKTQTYKQLLKALEIINTFPDDNINTIESVEKIVLNDTNSALINIKKRLLYWNDMSGRKDSLTKIYDNKTFEAVKQFQERHGLASDGVIGIGTIKALNYSKEKRKEQIIANLERWRWYPSELAENYFIINIPDYSLNVVENQDTTLVRNVVVGTSKRRTPVITSFLKTVVFNPTWTVPPTILKEDVVPAMKRNRNYLAKKNITIYDTSGNVVDPVSWNENKPNNYRYVQSPGYSNSLGLMKILFPNHHSVYLHDTNHRNIFGRNNRSMSSGCVRVENPLELAQHILDVDGTWPQNRIDTIIASKKTMSFKITKKYALYQWYWTAWSKKNQLLFRADIYNLDSDLYAKLRN
- the pepE gene encoding dipeptidase PepE, with translation MKSIIIASTSTLHGGKYLEYILPTLESHFKNCKTILFIPYARPSGISHDEYTQKAKEAFSSINIEVKGIHEFENPQEAIKNAEGIFTGGGNTFLLVTQLYKNNVMQLLSETVKNGTPYLGSSAGSNICGLSMQTTNDMPIIYPPSFQTLGLIPFNLNPHYLDADLQSKHMGETRETRIKEFHAFNSIPVLGLREGSWLEVKGEKITLKGNLKARLFKQNQTPEELEPESDLSNLN
- a CDS encoding GNAT family N-acetyltransferase; this translates as MITIKEIPSKETYAVRQPVLRKGKPIESCIFDGDDLETTHHFGLFDDENLTGIISLFEKINPIFAERNQAQIRGMAVLENHQKKGFGEALVKHCETYCNENKVDLIWFNARTAAVGFYQKMNYQPQGDAFDIKDVGEHYLMFKKL
- a CDS encoding DUF6702 family protein, which codes for MKNRLVYFLLAVLFVLSSAFTFHKFYVGVFQVNYAAEKKMLQITSRIFIDDLNNAMEKKYHKKTFVGTSKERPEDVELLKKYLSEHFSIKVNGQSKIITFLSKEVEADDVLVCYSRIKDIDKFKTLEISNTILVDWNGEQQNITHITAFDTKRSVLFTESSRKEVLKY